In Plectropomus leopardus isolate mb chromosome 20, YSFRI_Pleo_2.0, whole genome shotgun sequence, one DNA window encodes the following:
- the LOC121959788 gene encoding Golgi phosphoprotein 3-like has protein sequence MTTLIQRNSGLVQRRTEAIRSAAADRERESGGEEDEARRGEEEEDDDKGDSKETRLTLMEEVLLLGLKDREGYTSFWNDCISSGLRGCMLVELALRGRLQLEPCGVRRKSLLSRKVICKSDAPTGDVLLDEALKHIKETQPPETVQSWIELLSGETWNPLKLHYQLRNVRERLAKNLVEKGVLTTEKQNFLLFDMTTHPLTNSIIKQRLVKKVQESVLDKWVNDPHRMDKRVLALILLAHSSDVLENAFAPLQDDQYDLGMKRVHTLLELEPEKESAKPNVNELMWAVVAAFTK, from the exons ATGACCACTCTTATCCAGAGAAACTCGGGCCTCGTCCAGCGGAGGACCGAGGCCATCCGCAGCGCCGCCGCcgacagagagagggagtcCGGCGGGGAGGAGGACGAGGCGCGCcgcggggaggaggaggaggacgacgaCAAGGGGGACTCGAAGGAAACCAGGCTCACTCTGATGGAGGAGGTGTTGCTCTTGGGCCTCAAGGATCGAGAG ggCTACACGTCTTTCTGGAACGACTGTATTTCTTCCGGTCTTCGCGGGTGCATGTTGGTGGAGCTGGCTCTCAGAGGACGGCTACAGCTGGAGCCCTGCGGTGTCAGGAGGAAAAGTCTGCTCTCCAGGAAG GTGATCTGCAAGTCAGACGCCCCGACAGGAGATGTGCTACTGGATGAGGCCTTGAAGCACATTAAAGAAACCCAGCCTCCAGAGACGGTCCAGAGCTGGATCGAGCTGCTGAGTG GAGAGACCTGGAATCCCCTGAAGCTGCACTACCAGCTGAGAAATGTTAGAGAGCGTCTGGCAAAGAACCTGGTAGAGAAAGGCGTGCTcaccacagagaaacagaacTTCCTTCTTTTTGACATGACCACACATCCGCTCACCAACAGCATCATTAAACAG CGCCTCGTCAAGAAGGTCCAGGAATCCGTTTTGGACAAGTGGGTCAACGATCCCCACCGCATGGACAAGCGGGTTCTGGCCCTGATTCTTCTTGCCCACTCCTCCGACGTTCTAGAGAATGCCTTCGCCCCACTTCAAGACGACCAGTACGACCTTGGCATGAAGAGAGTCCACACTCTGCTGGAGCTGGAGCCGGAGAAGGAGAGCGCAAAGCCCAACGTCAACGAACTTATGTGGGCCGTGGTAGCCGCATTCACTAAATGA
- the pstpip2 gene encoding proline-serine-threonine phosphatase-interacting protein 2 isoform X2, producing the protein MKNLHFKDFFWNADLTCTAGYDAIIQYLNDGRRTCKEVEDFMKASTLKRSLDVFKLQTEHVSLSHLQLAQSMREEAKKLEDFREKQKEAKKKIEQHMDVLHKQKSSQFKKTMDSKKTYEQKCRDKEEADQNVNRNTNTNNTKHMEKLYSKAQQAKQNAEEADRFYHQNVTTVGKVRDEWMKEHVKACEVLEKQAMERINFLRNTVWTHLNQLSQQCVTSDELYEEVRKSLEQCDVQEDIEHFVNLRRTGDKPPAPVLYENFYSGQRSLAAAPPSRMPPPITRRGPLPDPTPNNNTVYSTVQDAGYSVIQY; encoded by the exons ATGAAAAACCTTCATTTCAAGGATTTCTTCTGG AACGCTGACCTTACCTGCACTGCTGGCTACGATGCTATCATCCAGTATCTCAATGATGGCAGGCGGACATGCAAAGAGGTGGAGGACTTCATGAAAGCCAG cacattaaAAAGATCCCTGGATGTCTTTAAATTAC AGACTGAACATGTGAGTCTGTCACACTTACAACTGGCCCAGAGCATGAGGGAGGAGGCCAAGAAATTGGAAGacttcagagaaaaacaaaaagaagcgAAGAAAAAG ATTGAGCAACATATGGATGTTCTCCACAAACAGAAGTCTTCACAGTTCAAGAAGACGATGGAT TCAAAGAAGACATATGAGCAGAAGTGTCGAGATAAAGAAGAAGCAGACCAGAATGTGAACCGaaacaccaacaccaacaacacCAAGCACATGGAGAAG CTCTACTCTAAAGCACAGCAAGCAAAACAGAATGCAGAAGAAGCAG ACAGGTTTTATCATCAGAATGTGACTACAGTGGGAAAGGTTCGAGATGAATGGATGAAGGAGCATGTTAAAGCCTGTGAG GTGCTTGAGAAGCAGGCAATGGAGCGTATTAACTTTCTGAGAAACACAGTCTGGACTCATCTCAACCAGCTATCCCAGCAGTGTGTGACCAGTGATGAG CTGTATGAGGAAGTGAGGAAATCACTGGAGCAGTGTGATGTCCAGGAAGATATTGAACACTTTGTGAACCTTAGACGGACCGGTGACAAACCACCAG CTCCGGTGTTGTATGAGAACTTCTACAGTGGTCAGAGATCTCTTGCTGCAGCTCCACCCTCTCGAATGCCTCCGCCAATCACTAG GAGGGGGCCATTACCTGATCCAACACCCAATA ATAATACAGTCTACTCAACAGTGCAGGATGCCGGGTACAGTGTTATCCAGTACTAA
- the pstpip2 gene encoding proline-serine-threonine phosphatase-interacting protein 2 isoform X1 — MKNLHFKDFFWNADLTCTAGYDAIIQYLNDGRRTCKEVEDFMKARATIEEKYAKDLLSLSKKVCGHNEMNTLKRSLDVFKLQTEHVSLSHLQLAQSMREEAKKLEDFREKQKEAKKKIEQHMDVLHKQKSSQFKKTMDSKKTYEQKCRDKEEADQNVNRNTNTNNTKHMEKLYSKAQQAKQNAEEADRFYHQNVTTVGKVRDEWMKEHVKACEVLEKQAMERINFLRNTVWTHLNQLSQQCVTSDELYEEVRKSLEQCDVQEDIEHFVNLRRTGDKPPAPVLYENFYSGQRSLAAAPPSRMPPPITRRGPLPDPTPNNNTVYSTVQDAGYSVIQY, encoded by the exons ATGAAAAACCTTCATTTCAAGGATTTCTTCTGG AACGCTGACCTTACCTGCACTGCTGGCTACGATGCTATCATCCAGTATCTCAATGATGGCAGGCGGACATGCAAAGAGGTGGAGGACTTCATGAAAGCCAG GGCAACAATTGAAGAGAAGTATGCCAAAGATCTCCTTAGTTTGTCCAAGAAGGTGTGTGGACACAATGAGATGAA cacattaaAAAGATCCCTGGATGTCTTTAAATTAC AGACTGAACATGTGAGTCTGTCACACTTACAACTGGCCCAGAGCATGAGGGAGGAGGCCAAGAAATTGGAAGacttcagagaaaaacaaaaagaagcgAAGAAAAAG ATTGAGCAACATATGGATGTTCTCCACAAACAGAAGTCTTCACAGTTCAAGAAGACGATGGAT TCAAAGAAGACATATGAGCAGAAGTGTCGAGATAAAGAAGAAGCAGACCAGAATGTGAACCGaaacaccaacaccaacaacacCAAGCACATGGAGAAG CTCTACTCTAAAGCACAGCAAGCAAAACAGAATGCAGAAGAAGCAG ACAGGTTTTATCATCAGAATGTGACTACAGTGGGAAAGGTTCGAGATGAATGGATGAAGGAGCATGTTAAAGCCTGTGAG GTGCTTGAGAAGCAGGCAATGGAGCGTATTAACTTTCTGAGAAACACAGTCTGGACTCATCTCAACCAGCTATCCCAGCAGTGTGTGACCAGTGATGAG CTGTATGAGGAAGTGAGGAAATCACTGGAGCAGTGTGATGTCCAGGAAGATATTGAACACTTTGTGAACCTTAGACGGACCGGTGACAAACCACCAG CTCCGGTGTTGTATGAGAACTTCTACAGTGGTCAGAGATCTCTTGCTGCAGCTCCACCCTCTCGAATGCCTCCGCCAATCACTAG GAGGGGGCCATTACCTGATCCAACACCCAATA ATAATACAGTCTACTCAACAGTGCAGGATGCCGGGTACAGTGTTATCCAGTACTAA